A region from the Thermococcus sp. Bubb.Bath genome encodes:
- a CDS encoding DUF835 domain-containing protein, translating to MEALAASLLFYASLKLLDEEGLSLAVSKGWYVSTTPLILTVYMLAAERLSYPNWLATIGVAYAVSGLFILLSGILLVGLGNLYGNYPEYLGILLIVYGAHEMDYPLLRPVEWFAPIGFSLSAALTLLIAYFFVRFSGHENFIKPPAEPLKPLEGVPPGITVLSPKEYLSLLPRLQDRPLLAFIRNSNGISDKWTAYMISQIEREHMVSPTNIPRITETIVRYLQTAGRGAWF from the coding sequence ATGGAAGCCCTAGCCGCCTCTCTCCTCTTCTACGCAAGCCTCAAACTCCTCGACGAGGAGGGGCTCTCCCTCGCGGTCAGCAAGGGGTGGTACGTCTCCACGACCCCCCTCATCCTCACCGTCTACATGCTCGCCGCGGAGCGTTTAAGCTATCCCAATTGGCTCGCCACGATTGGTGTCGCATACGCAGTTTCTGGTCTCTTCATCCTCCTTTCAGGTATCCTGCTTGTTGGTTTGGGAAACCTCTATGGGAACTACCCGGAGTATCTCGGAATTCTGCTGATTGTATACGGGGCACATGAGATGGACTACCCCCTGCTCCGGCCAGTTGAATGGTTCGCGCCGATAGGCTTTTCCCTGAGCGCCGCGCTGACCCTTCTCATTGCGTACTTCTTCGTGCGGTTCTCCGGCCACGAGAATTTCATAAAACCCCCAGCGGAGCCTCTGAAGCCGCTTGAGGGAGTACCACCGGGAATCACCGTGCTGTCCCCAAAGGAATACCTGAGCCTCCTTCCCAGGCTCCAGGATCGCCCTCTCCTGGCGTTCATTAGAAACTCCAACGGGATATCCGACAAATGGACGGCCTACATGATAAGCCAGATAGAGAGGGAACACATGGTGTCCCCAACGAACATCCCACGCATAACCGAGACCATAGTCCGCTACCTCCAGACGGCTGGGAGGGGGGCGTGGTTCTGA
- a CDS encoding calcium-binding protein codes for MGKFTTLLLILILLGALYVYHTNPHIIDDLTRGPDNFGNSGNNYGNTHSSSPGPGTGGGGTSTSGGFKGSGWVSNGSSGSPEVYIGEGFAVVPTNLSYILLKDRNKDGKIDAIYLDTTGDGNYDTAYLDEDYNGKTDTWRTTFNGVKSYAWDITGDGIPDVYDSNGDGRIDAWDLNSDGVIDERDVDYDGTPDLHDYDFDGVFDEFEGNVTSHQQGNGSETSGTFTCPSSADEAYRLYMNAYDNLVQLINANASQEELDEAYDEYYSARECYESFSTNTTTATSSGGFGEIKTVTLDTEGAMAIKFSTGELKGSDQTLTWEDVDIMAEPWCVDYPALLGHWIDLGEGSLDELDPSEIPTSGYPTNEVSGEIKAGYVYVNRNSDGSLTAFELVSHEKTGDCSHQITIRYANLGGG; via the coding sequence ATGGGTAAGTTCACCACATTGCTTCTCATACTCATCCTGCTCGGTGCGCTTTACGTTTACCACACGAACCCGCACATAATCGACGACCTTACGAGGGGGCCCGATAACTTTGGGAACAGCGGAAACAACTACGGGAACACCCACTCCAGTTCCCCGGGCCCGGGAACCGGCGGTGGCGGGACCAGTACCTCCGGAGGCTTTAAGGGCTCCGGGTGGGTCAGCAACGGAAGCTCCGGTTCTCCCGAGGTTTACATTGGGGAGGGCTTCGCGGTCGTTCCTACTAATCTAAGCTACATCCTGCTCAAGGACAGGAACAAGGACGGGAAGATAGATGCCATCTACCTTGACACCACCGGCGACGGAAACTACGACACCGCCTACCTCGACGAGGACTACAACGGGAAAACGGACACGTGGAGAACGACCTTCAACGGGGTGAAGAGCTACGCATGGGACATAACGGGAGACGGTATCCCGGACGTGTACGACTCCAACGGGGATGGGAGGATAGATGCCTGGGATCTCAACTCCGACGGCGTCATAGACGAGCGCGACGTTGACTATGATGGTACCCCTGATCTGCACGACTACGACTTCGATGGCGTTTTTGATGAGTTTGAGGGCAACGTAACTTCCCACCAGCAAGGCAACGGGAGCGAGACCTCCGGAACCTTCACCTGCCCCTCCAGTGCTGACGAAGCTTACCGCCTATACATGAACGCATACGACAACCTCGTCCAGCTGATTAACGCCAATGCAAGCCAGGAGGAGCTGGATGAGGCCTACGATGAATACTACTCGGCCAGGGAGTGCTATGAGTCTTTTTCCACCAACACAACAACCGCCACTTCCAGTGGAGGGTTTGGAGAGATCAAGACCGTCACCCTCGACACCGAAGGAGCAATGGCGATAAAGTTCTCCACGGGCGAGCTGAAGGGCTCCGACCAAACCCTGACATGGGAGGACGTTGATATCATGGCAGAACCCTGGTGCGTCGATTACCCGGCCCTGCTCGGCCACTGGATAGACCTCGGCGAGGGGAGCCTCGATGAATTAGACCCAAGCGAGATACCGACCTCTGGCTACCCAACAAACGAGGTGAGCGGGGAGATAAAAGCGGGCTACGTTTACGTTAACAGGAACTCCGATGGAAGCCTAACAGCCTTCGAGCTCGTCTCCCACGAGAAGACCGGTGACTGCTCCCATCAGATAACGATAAGGTATGCAAACCTCGGAGGGGGCTGA
- the glmM gene encoding phosphoglucosamine mutase — MGKYFGTSGIREVFNEKLTPELALRVGKAVGTYLNGGTVVIGKDTRTSGDVIKSAVISGLLSTGVDVIDIGLAPTPLTGFAIKLYGVDAGITITASHNPPQYNGIKVWQANGMAYTPEMERELESIMDSGNFKKAPWNEIGTLRAEDPRGDYIKEALKFVELKNSYTVVLDAGNGAGSIVSPYLQRELGNKVISLNSHPSGFFVRELEPNAKSLSTLAKTVKVMKADVGIAHDGDADRIGVVDDEGKFVEYEVMLSLIAGYMLRKFGKGRVITTVDAGFALDDYVRSLGGEVVRTRVGDVAVAEELARYGGVFGGEPSGTWIIPQWNLTPDGIFAGALVLEMIDKLGPLSELAKEVPRYVTLRAKIPCPNEKKARAMEIIAHEALKTFDYDKLIGIDGVRIENSDWWILFRPSGTEPIMRITLEAHTEEKAKELMEKAEKLVKKAISEA; from the coding sequence ATGGGGAAGTACTTCGGGACGAGCGGAATCAGGGAGGTCTTCAACGAGAAGCTGACGCCGGAGCTGGCGCTCAGGGTTGGAAAGGCTGTTGGGACTTACCTCAACGGTGGAACCGTCGTCATAGGCAAGGACACGAGGACGAGCGGCGACGTCATCAAATCCGCAGTTATAAGCGGTCTTCTCTCAACGGGGGTTGATGTCATTGACATTGGCTTGGCCCCTACTCCACTCACCGGCTTTGCCATAAAGCTCTACGGAGTGGACGCGGGAATTACAATCACCGCCTCCCACAACCCACCACAGTACAATGGCATAAAGGTGTGGCAGGCCAACGGCATGGCCTACACCCCTGAGATGGAGCGTGAACTTGAGTCCATAATGGACTCGGGAAACTTCAAAAAAGCTCCCTGGAACGAGATTGGAACGCTCAGGGCTGAAGACCCGCGCGGGGATTATATAAAAGAGGCTTTAAAATTCGTCGAGCTCAAAAACTCCTACACCGTCGTTCTCGATGCCGGAAACGGCGCCGGCTCGATAGTTTCCCCCTACCTTCAGCGGGAGCTTGGGAACAAAGTCATATCGCTCAACTCCCACCCGAGCGGCTTCTTCGTCAGGGAGCTTGAGCCGAACGCGAAGAGCCTTTCCACCTTAGCGAAGACCGTCAAAGTGATGAAAGCGGACGTCGGGATAGCCCACGACGGCGACGCTGACAGAATTGGTGTCGTTGACGACGAAGGAAAATTCGTTGAATACGAGGTCATGCTCTCGCTCATAGCGGGCTACATGCTCAGGAAGTTCGGGAAGGGAAGGGTAATTACTACGGTCGATGCCGGCTTTGCCCTCGACGACTACGTTAGGTCCCTTGGCGGGGAAGTGGTAAGGACGCGCGTTGGAGATGTGGCCGTTGCTGAGGAACTCGCCAGATACGGCGGTGTTTTCGGAGGCGAACCGAGCGGAACCTGGATAATCCCCCAGTGGAACCTAACCCCTGACGGAATCTTTGCCGGGGCTTTGGTTCTGGAGATGATTGACAAACTCGGCCCGCTCAGCGAGCTGGCAAAGGAAGTCCCGCGCTACGTAACCCTCCGCGCCAAAATACCCTGTCCGAACGAGAAGAAGGCCAGAGCCATGGAGATAATAGCGCACGAGGCCCTAAAGACCTTCGACTACGATAAGCTTATTGGCATCGATGGAGTCAGGATAGAGAACTCCGACTGGTGGATACTCTTCAGACCGAGCGGGACGGAGCCTATAATGCGCATAACTTTGGAGGCCCACACGGAGGAGAAGGCGAAGGAGCTGATGGAAAAGGCTGAAAAACTCGTAAAGAAAGCCATCTCGGAGGCCTGA
- the pyrB gene encoding aspartate carbamoyltransferase, producing MDWKGRDVISVRDFSKEDIEFVLKTAERLEEELKGKDSLDYARGKILATLFFEPSTRTRLSFESAMHRLGGSVIGFSSASSTSVKKGESLADTIKTVEQYSDVIVIRHSMEGAARLAAEVAEIPVINAGDGSNQHPTQTLLDLYTIKRAFGKIDGLTIGLLGDLKYGRTVHSLAEALAFYDVELYLISPELLRMPKHIVEELREKGVKIHETTDLEGAIPELDVLYVTRIQRERFPDEEEYLKVKGSYQVNCSLLKNARETLKVMHPLPRVDEIHPEVDKSEHALYFRQVFSGVPVRMALLGLTLGVL from the coding sequence ATGGACTGGAAAGGTCGAGACGTGATAAGTGTTAGGGACTTCTCGAAGGAAGACATCGAGTTTGTTTTGAAGACCGCAGAGAGGCTTGAGGAGGAGCTGAAGGGGAAGGATTCCCTCGACTATGCCCGCGGGAAGATTCTCGCGACGCTCTTCTTCGAGCCTTCGACGAGGACGAGGCTGAGCTTCGAATCAGCCATGCACCGCCTCGGAGGCTCGGTGATAGGGTTCTCCTCGGCCTCGAGCACAAGCGTCAAGAAGGGGGAAAGCTTAGCCGACACGATAAAGACGGTGGAGCAGTACAGTGACGTCATCGTGATAAGGCATTCAATGGAGGGCGCAGCAAGACTCGCCGCAGAGGTGGCCGAAATCCCGGTCATCAACGCCGGAGATGGAAGCAATCAGCACCCTACCCAGACGCTTCTCGATCTCTACACCATCAAGAGGGCCTTTGGAAAGATCGACGGCCTTACGATAGGCCTCCTCGGAGACCTGAAGTACGGGAGGACGGTCCACAGTCTCGCTGAAGCTCTAGCCTTCTACGATGTCGAACTCTACCTGATTTCGCCCGAACTCCTTAGGATGCCCAAGCACATCGTTGAGGAGCTCCGCGAGAAGGGCGTTAAGATCCACGAGACGACTGACCTTGAGGGCGCAATTCCTGAGCTGGACGTCCTCTACGTCACGAGGATACAGCGGGAGCGCTTCCCGGACGAGGAGGAGTACCTGAAGGTGAAGGGAAGCTACCAGGTGAACTGCTCCCTGCTGAAGAACGCCAGGGAAACGCTCAAGGTAATGCACCCGCTCCCGAGGGTAGACGAGATCCACCCCGAGGTGGACAAGAGCGAGCACGCACTCTACTTCCGCCAAGTGTTCTCCGGAGTTCCCGTGAGGATGGCCCTTCTAGGGCTGACGTTGGGGGTGTTATGA
- a CDS encoding AAA family ATPase: MIIGVVGKIAAGKTTVAKFFEERGFCRVSCSDPLIDLLTHNVSDYSWIPELPEKSEPTRDRLIEFGKYLKDKYGGDVLIRLAVDKKRYCENIVIDGVRSREEVEAIKGLGGEVIYVEADPETRFRRLVERKASKDKVIRNFRDFLRMDEEEERLYHTTELRKIADYLIVNEGTLDELREKVEGIIEDLIPS; encoded by the coding sequence ATGATAATAGGCGTCGTTGGGAAGATAGCAGCCGGAAAGACGACGGTGGCAAAGTTCTTCGAGGAGAGGGGCTTCTGCAGGGTCTCCTGCAGCGACCCACTGATAGACCTGCTCACCCACAACGTCTCCGACTACTCCTGGATTCCAGAGCTGCCCGAGAAAAGTGAGCCAACGAGGGATAGGTTGATAGAGTTTGGAAAGTACCTGAAGGATAAGTACGGTGGAGACGTCCTCATTCGCCTGGCGGTGGACAAGAAGAGGTACTGCGAGAACATAGTCATTGACGGCGTCCGCTCGCGGGAGGAGGTCGAGGCCATTAAGGGCCTCGGTGGGGAGGTTATCTACGTTGAAGCGGACCCGGAGACGAGGTTCAGGAGGCTCGTTGAGAGAAAAGCGAGCAAGGACAAGGTAATCCGGAACTTTAGGGACTTTCTCAGGATGGACGAAGAGGAAGAGAGGCTCTACCACACGACGGAGCTAAGGAAGATCGCCGACTATCTTATAGTCAATGAGGGCACGCTCGACGAACTGAGGGAAAAAGTTGAGGGAATAATAGAAGACCTCATCCCCTCCTGA
- the pyrI gene encoding aspartate carbamoyltransferase regulatory subunit, whose translation MSESLKIEVIPEGTVIDHIPAGKWLKVIEILGLTRPNGGTLLIASNVPSKKLGRKDIVKIEGRYLSEEEVNKIALIAPMATVNIVKDYKIIEKFNVEIPDEITGILKCPNPNCVSNHEYVRSRFHVESREPLKLRCHYCERTIEGEEIAGNL comes from the coding sequence ATGTCCGAGAGCCTCAAAATTGAGGTAATCCCAGAGGGAACGGTCATAGACCACATCCCCGCGGGCAAGTGGCTCAAGGTCATTGAGATTCTCGGTCTGACAAGACCAAACGGCGGAACCCTGTTGATAGCATCGAACGTTCCCAGTAAGAAGCTCGGAAGGAAGGACATCGTCAAAATAGAAGGCAGGTATCTAAGCGAGGAGGAGGTAAACAAGATAGCCCTCATAGCACCGATGGCGACGGTGAACATCGTGAAGGACTACAAGATAATCGAGAAGTTCAACGTCGAGATACCTGACGAGATAACGGGGATTCTCAAATGTCCCAACCCCAACTGCGTCAGCAACCACGAGTACGTGAGGTCGAGGTTCCACGTGGAGAGCAGGGAGCCTCTCAAGCTCCGCTGCCACTACTGCGAGAGGACAATTGAAGGGGAAGAGATAGCAGGCAACCTCTGA
- a CDS encoding DUF835 domain-containing protein, protein MVLIDGIEYLNMYNGFEAIAKFLSTIRDVAYINEGSIIVVTEENTWSEREWKLLMRLVN, encoded by the coding sequence GTGGTTCTGATCGACGGCATCGAGTACCTGAACATGTACAACGGGTTCGAAGCCATAGCCAAGTTCCTCAGTACGATAAGGGACGTTGCGTACATCAACGAGGGGAGCATTATAGTGGTGACGGAAGAGAACACGTGGAGCGAAAGGGAGTGGAAGCTCCTCATGAGGCTTGTGAATTAG
- a CDS encoding EamA family transporter has product MKIPLYIIYALLAAFFAALVPIFGKLGLRDVDSTVATVIRAFIMFIFLLLVALAMGKTDTTGFDHRALLLVALSGLAGALSWLFYFMAIKNGRTTAVIAIDKMSVALAIVLAWIILGDKMDFKTAVGAVLIVLGALLVSL; this is encoded by the coding sequence ATGAAAATTCCCCTCTACATCATCTACGCCCTCCTCGCGGCGTTCTTCGCCGCTCTCGTTCCCATCTTTGGAAAGCTCGGCCTGAGGGACGTTGATTCAACGGTGGCTACCGTAATCCGGGCCTTTATAATGTTCATTTTCCTCCTGCTCGTCGCCCTTGCCATGGGTAAAACTGACACGACGGGCTTCGACCACCGCGCCCTGCTCTTGGTGGCCCTCTCAGGTCTAGCTGGAGCGCTCTCGTGGCTATTCTACTTTATGGCCATAAAGAATGGAAGGACAACTGCGGTGATAGCGATAGACAAGATGAGCGTTGCCCTTGCGATAGTCCTTGCGTGGATTATCCTCGGGGACAAGATGGACTTCAAGACTGCAGTGGGGGCGGTGCTTATAGTTTTGGGGGCGCTGCTGGTCTCCCTATGA